In Tsukamurella tyrosinosolvens, the genomic window CGCCCAGTTGCCGCTGGGGCACGGCGCCGCGCAGTGGCAGCAGCCCTCGCCCTACGAGGTGCAGCAGCCGGGCTACGCGCCCCCGCCGCAGCACGAGGGCTGACGGCCCCGGGGACGGGCGGTCAGCGGCCCACCGCGACGGCGACCCCGGCGCACGCCACTGCCCACAGCACGGAGACGAACGTCCCGATGATGAACTGCTCGGCCGCGCCGGGGTGGCGCAGCTCGGGGTAGCGGGCGAGGCCCTTCGCGGCGACGATCACCGCGAGGCCGCCGCCGAAGTTCGCGAGTACGCACACCGCGATCGCCGCGCGCTCCAGCACGCCGATCGCGAGCCCGCCGCGCAGCGGCGACGCCGGCACCGGCTCGTCCGCCGGATCGCCGCCGGCCGGCGCACCGTTCGCGGGATCGTCGTCCGCGGGCGCGGCGTCTCGGTCGGGCTCGCCATCCGGCTCGTCCTGGCCCGTGGCGCCGGCCAGCGCGAACGCGGCGGTGACCAGGGCGCTGCCGCCCGCCATCGCGGCCAGCACCGCGGCCACGCGCACCGCGGCCAGGCCGAATCCGGTCGCCGCGGGCGCGGCCAGGGCCACCGCGGCCGCTGCCCCGAGCAGGACGGCCGGCGCCGCGGCCCACACCAGACCGGCCGTGCCGAGCGAACCCCGCCGCGCCGCGAGGACGCCGGCCACGGTGGCTGCGAGCAGGAGTGCGATGACGACGCCGATCATCGGCCGGCCTCCGCGCCGTCGGCCTCGGCGAGCAGCTCCACCGCGAGCGCGCGCCCCGCGGGCTCCACGGACCAGCCCGCCGCCGCCGCGCGCTGCGACGCGGCCTGCCGCGAGACGCCGAGCTCCGCCGCGGCCGCCGTGATCGACATTCCCGTGTTCAGCAAGGCCGTCACCTCCTGTCCCTCCCGTGATCTGCGGCCCACGATAAGACCGAGCACCGACAGGATCGCCTCGGCGCGGCCCGCGGCGGCCCCGTCGTCGCCGCGGACCTGCAGGGGGACGGCCGTGCCCTTCGCGGCCTCGACCGCCTCGCGCGCCGCCTCGAAGGCGCGGCCCCGGCCGGCGCGGGTCTGGGCGGGGAGCGGCGTCTCGACGGAGCCGACGCCGAGCCCGACGCTCCAGTGCCCGTCGGCCAGCAGCGCGAGCGCCGCATCGACGGCGACCGCCGGATCGTCGGTGACGGCCTGCAACTCGTCGCCCGCGGTCCGGTCGGGCGGGCGGAGCCAGGCGAGGGGCGACAGCAGCGCGCGCGCCGACTCGACCCGGTCGGTGTCGGAGCGACTGGCCCTCTGGTCGGCGGTGAGAACGATCATGACGCAAGTTTAAGGACTTGCTGGCAGCTAATGCAAGGGAGGATCCTTGCGGACCGGGTGCCGGGGATCAGGCGGCCAGGTCCGGGTGCCGCAGCAGCGCCCCACTCGCGAGGGCGCGGGGAACGGTCCCGCGGGCCGCGACGATCCAGCCCGCCACCAGGCCGAGGAAGTAGACGACGGCGAGCGCCGCGTATCCGGTGGCGCCCGTCGCGGCGGCCATCGCGCTGAAGCCGGTGGCGCAGGTGCCGACCGGGAAGGTGAAGGACCACCAGGTCAGCGCATACGGGAGGCCGTCCGGGGTGCCCAGGGCGGTCCGGAGGGTGAGGGTCAGCGCCACCGCGGTCCACATCAGGACCGCCACCGTGACGGTCCAGCCGTAATCGACGCCGAACCGGTGCAGCCCGGCGGCGAGGTCGTCGCCGACCGCCAGGTGCGCGGTGGCGCCGAGGCCGTTCGCCGCGGTGATCGACTGCCCGAGCGGGCCGAGCGCGATCCAGGCCGTCGGGATCATCGCGGGCGCCCACAGCGGGCCACGCAGGAGCCGCAGCAGGACCGGGGGCAGCACGATCAGGGAGGCCAGGAGCGTGAAGGCGAAGCAGCCGTAGCTGAACCACAGCAGCGACGTCCGCACGGTGCCGGCGGCCGCGTAGGGCAGGAGCACCGCGCCGCCGGAGGCCGTCACCATCGGGGAGACGACCGGCATCAACCAGCCCGCGAACGCGCCGTCCTCGCGGTAGTGGCCGCCGCTGACCATCAGGGCGGGGATGGCGAGTGCGAAGAACAGGCCCAGTGCCGATCCGATCACCCAGAGCGTGGTTCCCAGCGCCAGGGCTGCCGTCAGGCCGATCCAATCCCGGCCGACCAGCACCGCGCCGATGCCGACGGTGAGGAAGGCCATCGCCATCGCGCCGTAGAAGTTCCCGATCACCGGGTCGCGATGGTGGCGTCGGGCGAACGCGGGGTAGCGGATCCAATGCGCGACGGTGCCCGCGGTGAGCACCGCGAGCAGCACCGCGGCCAGCACCCACACGGCGGCGGCCGCCGTGCGCAGGCCGGGCACGTGCACCGGCAGGCCGACCGCCGCGTTGGCGATGATGCCGGTGCCCATGACCGACGCGAACCAGTTCGGCGTCAGGTTGGAGACGGCCTCCCGCGGGCTGCGGAGATCGCGCAGGAGCCCGGCCCGGGCGGCGCGGGGTTCGGTGGTCGTCGCGTGCATACCGACCACTCTGTTCGGGCCGAGCGGCGTTCGGAACCCACAGGGCGCCTATCTACCCATAGACTCACGCTATGGAAACGCCGTCCGTGGAATCGCTCCGCCTCCTGGTGGCCGTCGCCGATCTCGGCTCGATCTCCGCGGCGGCGCGCGCGTGCTCGATCTCCCAGCCGAGCGCCAGCTCGCGCCTGCGCCACCTGGAACGGCAGCTCCGGCTCGATCTGCTGGATCGGCGCACCCGCGGCGCCGAGCTCACGCCCGAGGGCGCCGCGGTCACCGAGTGGGCCCGCTCGGTGACGGCCGCGATGGACGCGCTGCAGACCGGTGCCGAGGCCCTCCGGTTCGACCACACCGTGCGCATCGCGTGCAGCCAGACGATCGCCGAGTACCTCATGCCGGCGTGGTTGGCCCGGCTGCGCGAGCACACCGACGAGCCGGTGCACCTCACCGTCGGAAACTCTGCGGCCGTCGTCGCGGACGTGCGCGGCCACGTCGCCGACCTGGGCTTCATCGAGGGCCCGACGGTGCCCGACGACCTCGCCTCACGCACCGTCCGGACCGACCGGATGGTGCTGGTCGCAGCTCCCGGGGACCGTCTGGCCCGGCGGCGTGACGACCGGCCGCTCACCGCGGCGGAACTCGCGGAGCTGCCGTTGGTGACCCGCGAGCCGGGCGCCGGGACCCGCGACGCGCTCGAGGCGGCGCTGCGGCGGGCGGGGTTCGAGCCGGATCCGCGATCCATCGCGCTCGGCACGAACGCCGCCGTGAAGATCATGGTCGCCGCGGGCGGGCGGGCCGCGGTGCTCAGCGAGCTCGCGGTCGCCGCGGAGCTGCGCGACGGCCGGCTCGTCGAGATCCCCACCGAGGGCGTCGACCTGCACCGACGCCTGCGCGCGGTGCGGCGTAAGGACGCCGCACCGCGCGAGGTGGTCGATACCTTGCTGGCGGTCGCTAGCGGGCGCGCCGCCGGAACGCCGAGAGCACGCCGAGGATCGCCACGGTGACCAGCACGAGGAACATGGTGTTCGCGGCCGCGCCGAACAGGTCGCCGCGGTCGGACTGGGTGAACACCGTGACGGGCAGCGTCCGCCACGAGGCGGGGTAGACCATGATCGTCGCGCCGAGCTCGCCCATGCAGAGCGCCACCGACAGTCCGGCCGCCGCGGCGATCGACGGCAGCAGCAGCGGCAGGCGCACCGTCAGCAGCAGGCGCAGCGACGACGCCCCGAGGGAGCCGCCGACCTTGTCCAGCATCGGATCGAGCTGCGAGACCGCCGCCGACACCATCGAGTAGGCGAACGCGAAGACGAGGATCGCCTGCACCAGGATCACGATCGACGGGGTGCCGCCCAGCACCAGCGGCGGCGCCGAGAAGGCCACGAGCACACCGAGACCGACCACCACCGACGGCACGGCCACGGGCAGGTGGAAGAACGCGTCGACCGCGCCGCGGAGCCGGCCGGGCAGGCTCGGTACCGCCAGCGCCGCCCAGGTGCCGGCCACCACCGCGAGCGCGGACGCCAGGAGCGCGGTCTGGACCGAGACCCCGATGCTCGCGGCGTTCTCGGGCGTGAAGACGTCGGCGACGTGGTCCGTCGTCAGGGCGGCGGGAAGGACCGAGGTCCAGCTCGCGCTGAACGCCGTGATCACGGTGACGGCGACCGGCGTGACCACCAGCGTCAGCAGGACGACGGCGAAGACCGCCCACACGGCCACGCGGGCCGCCGGATTGCGCACCAGCATCAGCGCACCCCCTTCTTCATGAGCAGGCGGTACGCGACGTACGCGCCGATGGAGATGACCAGCTGCACCGTGGCGAGGACCGCCGCCGAGGCGAAGTCCTGGCCCACGATCGAGCGGGTGTAGATGAGCATCGGCACCGTGATGACGTCCTTGGCGCCGGTGAACAGCACGATCCCGAACTCGTTCAGCGTGAGCAGGAAGGTCAGCGAGCCCGCGGCGGCCAGCGCCGGGAGCACGGCGGGCAGGATGACGCGGGCGATGATCCGCAGCGGGCCGGCGCCCAGCGACGACGCCACGTCGATCTGCACCGTCGGGAACTGGCCGAACGCGGCGAGCATCGGCCGCACCACGAATGGCGTGTAGAAGGCGATCTCGGCGAGCACGACACCCCACAGCGACGTCGTGAACGACCCCGTCGGCACGCCCAGCGACTGCGCGACGCCCACCGGGCCCAGCAGGACGCCCAGCGCCAGCGGGATGAGGAAGCTCGGGAACGAGACCACGACCTCGATCAGCCGTCCGACCGTCGCGGCGCCGGGGAAGGGCACGAACGCCAGCACCAGCGCGAGGAACGTGCCCGCGACGAGGCAGCCCGCCGTCGACAGGGCCGCGACCTTCACCGTCGTGCCCAGGGCGCTGAGCACGGCACCGTCGGTGAGGGGCTCGCGCCAAGTCGTGAATCCCGCCGGGCGCTCCGCCTTGTCGGTGAACGTGCGCGCGACGATCCCGACCAGGGGATACACGACCGCGACGAGGATGAACGCCACCGGCGGCAGCACCCAGACCCAGCGCGGCACCGCGAACGAGGGTCCGCCGGCCCGCGCCGGGGGAGCGGGCGGCGCGTCGAGCACCGCGGTCACTGCGGCACCACCATCACGTCCGCGGGGTCGACCTCGACCCACAGCGTCTCCGCCTTGAGCGGTGCCTCGGTGAGCACCGGCACGTCGACGCCGATCGTCGCGCCCGCGTCGGCGACGCGCGCCGTCACGTGCCGGACCGCGCCGCGCCACTGCTCCTGCTCGACGGTCACCCGCAGGCCGTTCGACGGTGCCGTCCGCGTGAACCGCCAGGCCCACGGCCGGACCGCGAGGAGGTGGTCGCCGTCGGGCAGCGGCCGCGAGGTGCGCAGCGCCCCGCCCGGCAGGACGTCCGCGCCGCCGAGGAAGGTCGCGGTGAATCGCGTCGGCGGGCGGTGGAAGAGCTCGTCGGTGGTGCCGATCGCCTCGAGCCGGGCGTCGCGCATGATCGCGACCCGGTCCGCCAGGGCGAGGGCTTCGCTCTGGTCGTGCGTCACGTAGACCATCGCGACGTCGGGCAGCTCGGCGCGCAGGCGCTGCAGCTCGCCGAGCATGTCCTTGCGCATCCCCGCGTCGAGCGCGGAGAGCGGCTCATCGAGCAGCACGACGTTCGGCCGGGTGGCCAGCGCGCGGGCGATCGCGACGCGCTGCTGCTGGCCGCCGGACAGCTGCCGCGGCAGGCGATCCGCGTACTCCGCCATGCCGACCATGCCGAGCACCTCCGCGACGCGGGGCGCGATCGCCGACCGGTCGGCGCCGCGCGAGCGCAGGCCGAAGGCCACGTTCTTCGCGACGGTCATATGGGGGAACAGGGCGTAGCTCTGCACGACGATGCCGATGCCGCGCCGGGCGGGCGAGAGGTGCGTGACGTCGCGGCCGTCGATGGTCACGGTGCCGGACGAGACCCGCTCGAAGCCGGCGATCGCCTTGAGGGCGGTGGACTTTCCCGACCCTGACGGCCCGAGCAGGGCGACGGTCTCGCCGCGCGCAACCTCGAAGCTGCAGTCCTGCAGGGCGACCGTGTCGCCGTAGGTGACGCTCACGTTCTGGACACCGACCGCCACCGTCCGGCGGACCGTCCGGTCCACGGCCTCGTCGTCGAGGCCCTTGGGCACGGACGGGACCGCGGTGGAGCGGGCGTTCTTGGGCGCGGTCACTGACCCGTGGCCTTCTCGTACGCCTTGACGTCGGCGTCCAGCCCGCCGAGGACCTCGTCCCAGTTCGGGTACCAGATCTCGACGCCGTCGAGGGCCTTGCGGAAGGCGTCGGCCTCGGGGCCGGAGGCGGTCACGTCGGAGCGGACCGGCGCGCCCCAGGCGCGAGCCGGAACGTTCTGCTGGACGTCCTTGGACAGCAGGTGCTCCATGAGCTTCTTGCCGTTGGCGGCGTGGGGAGCCTTGTCGGCGAGGCCCATGTAGTACGGCAGCGGCAGCGTGGTCCGCTTGCCGCCCCAGGTCGGGTAGAAGACCTCGTAGGCCACCTTGTCGGCGGCGATCGCGGCCAGCGCCATCTGGACGTCGGAGTTGGCGACGGTCAGCTCGCCCTTGGAGGTCTTCGGGCCGAGCTTGCCGGTGGACGTCGACGGGCCGACGTTGTTCGGCTGGAGGTCGGCGAGGTACTTCAGCGCGGCCTCCTTGCCCATGACGTGCTGCAACAGGAGCAGCAGGGCGGTGCCGTCGCCGGCCTTGCCGGGCGTCGAGTACTGGATCTTCTGCGCGAAGGCCGGGCCGGTGAACTCGGCCCAGTCGGCGGGCTTCGGCTGGGCCGCGGTGTTCCGGATCATCGCGAAGTAGTTGTTGACCACGGCGACGTACGTCCCGTCGGCGGCCTTGAGCTCCGCCGGCACCGCCGACGTGTCGACCTCGGACTTCACGAGGGATCCCTGCTGCTGGGCCTGCTGGATGAACGGCGGCAGGGTGACGAGGACGTCGACCTGCGGGTTCGCCTTCTCCTTCTGGGCGCGGGAGACGACCTCGCCCGAGCCGGCCTCGACGAGCGCGACCTTGACGCCGGTGCGCTGGGTGAAGTCCTCGAACTCGGCCTTGTACCAATCGCCGAGGCCGTCGGCGCTGTAGACGGTGACGGTGTCCGACGAGGCGGCGCCGCCGCCGGTGCCGCCGCACGCGGCGACCGCGAAGACCGCGGCCACGGCCGTGATCGCGGAGAGGGATCGGGTGATGCGCATGGGGGAGTGCCCTTCGTTCTCAGTGCTGCGGAGGTGGGGGGAGTGGGGTGTGACGGAGGTGTTCGGTCGGTCAGCTCGGGAAGTGCCGCCGGGCGAGGCCGTGGGCGATGGTCATACCGACGCCGGAGGTCACGATGCGCACGCTGAGGCGCTCCTCCGGCTCGGCGACGAGGTAGGGGCGCAGGGGGCTCGTGGCATAGACGCCCTGCCAGCGCTCGATGATCCGCAGCCCGTCGACGCCCAGGACGCGGGCGGCCTCTGCGCGGAGGGTCTCGGTGACCGTCTCGTCGAGGAACGGGGCGACGGTGCGCTCGGTGTGGTGCGAGTCGCCGATGAGCAATGTGCCGTCGGGACGCTGGGTGAACATGACGTTCGCGTCGATGTCCAGCAGGTCGGGCCGGTCGGCCGCCATCCGGGTCCGGAGCGCCGCGGCCGCCGTGGTCTCGGCGAAGGCGGGGTAGCGCAGGAGCGAGGTCGCGGTGAGGACGGCGGGCGTGACGACGGCGCCGGGATCCGCGGCGCGGGCCATCTGCAGAGCGCACCGCTGCACGCGGTGCTCCTCGGCGAGGTCGGGGTACAGGTGGTCGAGGTCGTGCCCGACGCAGACGATCACGCGCTGCGCCTCGATGGGGCCGCGGCTGGTGTGGGCACGGGCGCCATCGAAGCCGAGGTAGGCGGTGCCGAAGCGGACCTCGGCGCCGGGCTGCGCGTCGACCCAGGCGGCCAGTCGCGCGACGGTGACCCGCGGGTCCACCCGCAGGTCCGCGAGGAGCGCGGCGCCGCCGATGACGTCGTCCGCTCCGCCGCCCGGGAGTTCGGCCCGGACCTCGCCGGCGGTGCGGAGGGCGACCTCGCCGGGCCGGGCCGCGGCCAGCTCCTCGAGGACGGCGAGCTCGGTGGCGTGGCGGGCGACGGCGAGGCCGCCCGTGGCGCGGGCACCGAGGCCTGCGCGACCGTCCAGGTCGAGCCAGCGCTCCCGCGCCAGGTGCGCGAGCTCGGCGAGGTCGCCCGACTGCCCGGTCACGCACGCGTGCCCGAAGTTGCGGATGGAGGCGCCCACGGCGCGGCTGTCCCGCTCGACGACGGTGACCGTGAGGCCCCGGTCGAGCGCCTCCACGGCGTGCGCCAGGCCCACGATGCCGGCGCCGACGACGAGGACGTCCGTTGTGGTGTTCATGGCTCTCAGCGTGGCGTCCCGGCGCTGCCCTTGGCAAGACAGATCGCTCGATGTCTATACAAGTTGGTTCGATGTACATCCAGGTAATGCAGCCGTTCATCTGCCGTTCATCGACCGTGCAGGTGGGGCACGCTTTCACTTGTATACTCAATGGCGTGGTTGCAGCTCACCCCCTTCATCAACGCCTCGCCGCGGAGTTCCGTGCGCGCATCGCCTCCGGCCGCTGGCCGGAGGGCGAGCAGGCGCCCAGCGAGGCGCTGTTGTGCGAGGAGTTCGGCACCTCGCGCGGGCCGGTGCGCCAGGCGCTGGCCACCCTGCGCGCGGAGGGCCTGATCGTCGGCGGTCAGGGCCGCTCCCCGATCGTCCGCCGCAACGTCCCCAGCCACAGCGCCAGCGCCCTCGGCTCGTTCACCGCGTGGGCCCGCGAACAGGGCCGCGAGCCCGGACAGCGCACCACCCTCCAGGCCCGCGTCCCCGCGTCCCCGGACATCGCCGAGCGCCTGCAGGTGAAGCCGGGGGAGCCCGTTCTGGAGCTCCGCCGTGTCCGCACGCTCGACGGTGCCCCCGCGCTCTGCGAGACCATGTACTTCGTCTGGTCGCTGGGCA contains:
- a CDS encoding 2-aminoethylphosphonate ABC transporter permease subunit; the encoded protein is MTAVLDAPPAPPARAGGPSFAVPRWVWVLPPVAFILVAVVYPLVGIVARTFTDKAERPAGFTTWREPLTDGAVLSALGTTVKVAALSTAGCLVAGTFLALVLAFVPFPGAATVGRLIEVVVSFPSFLIPLALGVLLGPVGVAQSLGVPTGSFTTSLWGVVLAEIAFYTPFVVRPMLAAFGQFPTVQIDVASSLGAGPLRIIARVILPAVLPALAAAGSLTFLLTLNEFGIVLFTGAKDVITVPMLIYTRSIVGQDFASAAVLATVQLVISIGAYVAYRLLMKKGVR
- a CDS encoding TDT family transporter, with the protein product MHATTTEPRAARAGLLRDLRSPREAVSNLTPNWFASVMGTGIIANAAVGLPVHVPGLRTAAAAVWVLAAVLLAVLTAGTVAHWIRYPAFARRHHRDPVIGNFYGAMAMAFLTVGIGAVLVGRDWIGLTAALALGTTLWVIGSALGLFFALAIPALMVSGGHYREDGAFAGWLMPVVSPMVTASGGAVLLPYAAAGTVRTSLLWFSYGCFAFTLLASLIVLPPVLLRLLRGPLWAPAMIPTAWIALGPLGQSITAANGLGATAHLAVGDDLAAGLHRFGVDYGWTVTVAVLMWTAVALTLTLRTALGTPDGLPYALTWWSFTFPVGTCATGFSAMAAATGATGYAALAVVYFLGLVAGWIVAARGTVPRALASGALLRHPDLAA
- a CDS encoding TIGR03364 family FAD-dependent oxidoreductase — protein: MNTTTDVLVVGAGIVGLAHAVEALDRGLTVTVVERDSRAVGASIRNFGHACVTGQSGDLAELAHLARERWLDLDGRAGLGARATGGLAVARHATELAVLEELAAARPGEVALRTAGEVRAELPGGGADDVIGGAALLADLRVDPRVTVARLAAWVDAQPGAEVRFGTAYLGFDGARAHTSRGPIEAQRVIVCVGHDLDHLYPDLAEEHRVQRCALQMARAADPGAVVTPAVLTATSLLRYPAFAETTAAAALRTRMAADRPDLLDIDANVMFTQRPDGTLLIGDSHHTERTVAPFLDETVTETLRAEAARVLGVDGLRIIERWQGVYATSPLRPYLVAEPEERLSVRIVTSGVGMTIAHGLARRHFPS
- a CDS encoding LysR family transcriptional regulator, producing the protein METPSVESLRLLVAVADLGSISAAARACSISQPSASSRLRHLERQLRLDLLDRRTRGAELTPEGAAVTEWARSVTAAMDALQTGAEALRFDHTVRIACSQTIAEYLMPAWLARLREHTDEPVHLTVGNSAAVVADVRGHVADLGFIEGPTVPDDLASRTVRTDRMVLVAAPGDRLARRRDDRPLTAAELAELPLVTREPGAGTRDALEAALRRAGFEPDPRSIALGTNAAVKIMVAAGGRAAVLSELAVAAELRDGRLVEIPTEGVDLHRRLRAVRRKDAAPREVVDTLLAVASGRAAGTPRARRGSPR
- a CDS encoding 2-aminoethylphosphonate ABC transporter substrate-binding protein — protein: MRITRSLSAITAVAAVFAVAACGGTGGGAASSDTVTVYSADGLGDWYKAEFEDFTQRTGVKVALVEAGSGEVVSRAQKEKANPQVDVLVTLPPFIQQAQQQGSLVKSEVDTSAVPAELKAADGTYVAVVNNYFAMIRNTAAQPKPADWAEFTGPAFAQKIQYSTPGKAGDGTALLLLLQHVMGKEAALKYLADLQPNNVGPSTSTGKLGPKTSKGELTVANSDVQMALAAIAADKVAYEVFYPTWGGKRTTLPLPYYMGLADKAPHAANGKKLMEHLLSKDVQQNVPARAWGAPVRSDVTASGPEADAFRKALDGVEIWYPNWDEVLGGLDADVKAYEKATGQ
- a CDS encoding ABC transporter permease, with amino-acid sequence MLVRNPAARVAVWAVFAVVLLTLVVTPVAVTVITAFSASWTSVLPAALTTDHVADVFTPENAASIGVSVQTALLASALAVVAGTWAALAVPSLPGRLRGAVDAFFHLPVAVPSVVVGLGVLVAFSAPPLVLGGTPSIVILVQAILVFAFAYSMVSAAVSQLDPMLDKVGGSLGASSLRLLLTVRLPLLLPSIAAAAGLSVALCMGELGATIMVYPASWRTLPVTVFTQSDRGDLFGAAANTMFLVLVTVAILGVLSAFRRRAR
- a CDS encoding GntR family transcriptional regulator — its product is MVAAHPLHQRLAAEFRARIASGRWPEGEQAPSEALLCEEFGTSRGPVRQALATLRAEGLIVGGQGRSPIVRRNVPSHSASALGSFTAWAREQGREPGQRTTLQARVPASPDIAERLQVKPGEPVLELRRVRTLDGAPALCETMYFVWSLGKRLMEFDPDAGSVNRFLLDAGADLYASTHQIDAVAATAEDAAQLGLTEGAPLLRVRRTTTDAAGDVVEYGEDRYVPGVTTVIVENRLFAAPTANPPALRSVPVRRDA
- a CDS encoding ABC transporter ATP-binding protein produces the protein MTAPKNARSTAVPSVPKGLDDEAVDRTVRRTVAVGVQNVSVTYGDTVALQDCSFEVARGETVALLGPSGSGKSTALKAIAGFERVSSGTVTIDGRDVTHLSPARRGIGIVVQSYALFPHMTVAKNVAFGLRSRGADRSAIAPRVAEVLGMVGMAEYADRLPRQLSGGQQQRVAIARALATRPNVVLLDEPLSALDAGMRKDMLGELQRLRAELPDVAMVYVTHDQSEALALADRVAIMRDARLEAIGTTDELFHRPPTRFTATFLGGADVLPGGALRTSRPLPDGDHLLAVRPWAWRFTRTAPSNGLRVTVEQEQWRGAVRHVTARVADAGATIGVDVPVLTEAPLKAETLWVEVDPADVMVVPQ